CGAACGGGATGGTGTTGCGGTTGACGGTGATGCCGGCCTGGTCGAGCGCGATCTGCGCCTGTTTGCCGGTCACGCCTTTGCTGGTCAGGTCGACGAGGATCAGGTGGTTGTCGGTGCCGCCGGAGACGAGGCGGAAGCCTTTCTCCATCATCTTTTCGGCAAGGTGTTTGCAGTTGCCGACGATGTTCTGCTGGTAGGTCTTGAACTCGGGTCTGAGGGCTTCGGCGAAGGCGACGGCTTTGGCGGCGATGATGTGCATGAGGGGGCCGCCCTGCATGCCGGGGAAGATGGCGGAGTCGAGTTTCTTGGCGTACTGTTCTTTGCACATGACCATGCCGCCGCGGGGGCCGCGCAGGGTCTTGTGGGTGGTGGTGGTGACGAAGTCGCAGTAGGGCACGGGATTGGGATGGACTCCGGCGGCGACGAGGCCGGCGATGTGGGCGATGTCGAACATGACGAGGGCCCCGACTTCGTCGGCGATCTCGCGGAATTTCGACGCGTCGATGATGCGGGGGTAGGCGCTGGCGCCGCAGACGATCATCTTGGGATGATGCTTGCGGGCAAGCTCGCGCACCTGGTCGAAGTCGATGGTCTCGGTGTCGCGGCTGACGCCGTAGGGGACGACGTTGTAGAGTCTGCCGGAGAAGTTGACGGGGGAGCCGTGGGTGAGGTGTCCGCCATCGGTGAGGTTCATGGCCAGGATGGTGTCGCCGGGCTGGAGCTGGGAGAAGTAGACGGCCATGTT
This sequence is a window from Pyramidobacter sp. YE332. Protein-coding genes within it:
- the glyA gene encoding serine hydroxymethyltransferase, which gives rise to MDKNSDKYIRDVDAEIADIIIEEYRRQNHQIELIASENFTSRAVMAAMGSVLTNKYAEGYPAKRYYGGCEVVDKAENLARDRAKKLFGCDHVNVQPHAGSQANMAVYFSQLQPGDTILAMNLTDGGHLTHGSPVNFSGRLYNVVPYGVSRDTETIDFDQVRELARKHHPKMIVCGASAYPRIIDASKFREIADEVGALVMFDIAHIAGLVAAGVHPNPVPYCDFVTTTTHKTLRGPRGGMVMCKEQYAKKLDSAIFPGMQGGPLMHIIAAKAVAFAEALRPEFKTYQQNIVGNCKHLAEKMMEKGFRLVSGGTDNHLILVDLTSKGVTGKQAQIALDQAGITVNRNTIPFETLSPMVTSGVRIGTAAATTRGFGREEMEKIAGWIDRVVTHIDDEAEIGKVRAEITELCEAKPLYPGLY